Below is a genomic region from Neurospora crassa OR74A linkage group VII, whole genome shotgun sequence.
CCAGAAGGGATATCCGAGTTTGGCGAATTAGTAGTTACTGTCTTCCAGTTCATGAGGTGTGGCTTGTGCTTTGCTTTGTCAACCTTCCCTCTGACCAACGCTCCATTTCTAAGCTCATCGACATCATATGTCTTCCTTTCACTCGCTCATAGTCAGCTGGAAAATTGCAGTGACTTGCGCAGGTTGAAGAAAAAGACCGAGACCACTGCAAGGATGAGCCAAGAGCGACCGAGACCCTATCTTTTCGTCATTGCTGCCATCTTCATGTCCTCGGCGTAACAATTCAGCTTCGACCCTCTCAACTTGTATTTGGCATGTTCACGCACATACCTATTGATTTTTGATGGCCCTAGCCCAGTCGTCAAAGTACGCAACAGGACGGACACACCGCTCTAGGCCATGCGCGATCGCCTCAACAGATATTAACCCGTCACTCCAATAATCAAACGCTCGCGATCAAGGATGTAGAGTGGTCTCGTTACCCTCGTACAAAGGGTCACATCAGAACACAAGCACGGCTCAAAGCATTTATGAACAGACATTCAAATGGCAACATCTGGTATCATTAGATTCATAACTTGTTCATTCCTCTGCAATCAAACTCTCAGCCAAAGCTTAGAGCTTCTGCATGGCAGCGATATCGGTGGACTGGACGTAGTCCTCGAATCCAGCGATCTCCTCCTGGAGCTCATCGAGGGAGATCTTCTCGTCCTCAATGACCATGTTGATCTGGAGCTTCTTAATACCGAAGCCGACGGGGACGAGCTTGGAACCACCCCAGACGAGACCATCCTTCTCAATGCCACGGACGGCAGCCTCAAGAGCAACCATGTCGGTCTCATCATCTGTGACAAACGGATTAGCACAGATGCTTCGTCTGTACACCgcggaagaaaggaaaactTACCCCAGGGCTTGACATCCATGGTGACGATGGACTTGGCAGCGATCTTGGGCTtggcagccttcttctcgcgGTAGGCAGCAAGGCGCTCTTCACGGATGCGGGCAGCCTcagcatcctcctcctcatcgtcggaGCCGAAAAGGTcgacatcctcctcctcctcctcggcagcAGCCTCAGGGGCCTTGGCGGGGTTAATGGTGACCTCGGCGACATCAGGGCCGTAGGTGGTGTAGGGGGCAGAGGAGTCGCCAGCGAGGGTGGCGAACTCATCCTCGTAGGTGGCGATGTGCT
It encodes:
- a CDS encoding elongation factor 1-beta, with product MGFTDLLTDAGLAVLNNWLLTRSYVTGYTASQADVAVFKALKEAPSAEKYPNAARWYKHIATYEDEFATLAGDSSAPYTTYGPDVAEVTINPAKAPEAAAEEEEEDVDLFGSDDEEEDAEAARIREERLAAYREKKAAKPKIAAKSIVTMDVKPWDDETDMVALEAAVRGIEKDGLVWGGSKLVPVGFGIKKLQINMVIEDEKISLDELQEEIAGFEDYVQSTDIAAMQKL